The genomic DNA TACTTAGGTGATTTGTCAATATAAAAAAAAGCTTTTATTCGAAAATAATTCTCTCATTTTATCCACAACGGTATTTTTCGCGCTGTGTTTTCAATGTGGATAAAGTTATACACAGAAGTTTTCCACAGTAATTTACCCTTAGTTTTTACACAGAATAAACACCTGAAAATAAGTAATCCACAACTTCATAAATTCCTGTGTATTGATTTCTGTAAGTATTGTCATTATTACTTTTTTTATCCACAACCCACTGGGTAAATCTCTAGTTTTACACCACTTATCCACCTGTTGATTACTCTTGTGGATATCTTTTTTTCCTCTCTGTGTTTTTCTTCTTTTTTTTTCTTCTGGATAATGTGGATAATTGTTATAAAAAATTTTTTTCTTTTCTTTCTGTGGAAAACTTTTGTAAAAAATGCTAAATTAGTACTAGCTATTTACTTTTAATGAAGGAGGAGGCCTTGTATGGTATCCCTCGATGCTTTATGGACTGAATTAAAAACGACTTATCAAAAAGAACTGTCTCCAGCAAGTTACAATACTTGGATTGAGACAGCACAACCTAAATCCTTAGAACAAAGCCAATTAGTGGTGACTGTTCCAAGTAAGATCCATAAGGAATATTGGGAAAAAAATCTCGCAACAAAGATTGTTGAGGTCGGCTACATGTTAACGGGAAAAGAGATCATTCCACGTTTTGTGACCGGTGAAGAAGCGGAACAAGAAGAAGTAGAAGAAATCAAAACAATGAAAGTTCCCCCAATCACACCAATCAAAAAAGCGATGTTGAATCCTAAGTATACCTTCGATACATTTGTGATCGGAAAAGGTAATCAGATGGCTCATGCCGCTGCCTTGGTCGTTGCTGAAGATCCTGGTTCGATTTATAATCCATTGTTCTTCTATGGTGGTGTCGGACTTGGTAAGACTCACTTGATGCACGCGATTGGTCATCAAATGTTGTTAAGTCAGCCAAATGCGAAGGTCAAATATGTAAGCAGTGAGACGTTTGCCAATGATTTTATCAATTCGATCCAAAATAAAACGGCCGAAGAATTTCGCCAAGAATATCGAAATGTCGACTTACTATTAGTCGATGATATTCAATTTTTTGCTGAAAAAGAAGCAACTCAAGAAGAATTTTTCCATACCTTCAATGCGCTCTACAATGAAGGCAAACAAATCGTCCTAACGAGTGATCGTTTACCAAACGAAATCCCTAAATTGCAGGAACGTCTCGTTTCTCGCTTTGCTTGGGGACTTTCAGTAGATATCACGCCACCTGACCTTGAAACAAGAACAGCTATTTTGAGAAAAAAAGCCGCAGCAGA from Enterococcus mundtii includes the following:
- the dnaA gene encoding chromosomal replication initiator protein DnaA, which produces MVSLDALWTELKTTYQKELSPASYNTWIETAQPKSLEQSQLVVTVPSKIHKEYWEKNLATKIVEVGYMLTGKEIIPRFVTGEEAEQEEVEEIKTMKVPPITPIKKAMLNPKYTFDTFVIGKGNQMAHAAALVVAEDPGSIYNPLFFYGGVGLGKTHLMHAIGHQMLLSQPNAKVKYVSSETFANDFINSIQNKTAEEFRQEYRNVDLLLVDDIQFFAEKEATQEEFFHTFNALYNEGKQIVLTSDRLPNEIPKLQERLVSRFAWGLSVDITPPDLETRTAILRKKAAAERLEIPDDTLSYIAGQIDSNIRELEGALVRVQAFATMNSEDISTSLAADALKTLKSGKGHPQLSILQIQEEVAKYYHIQLKDLKGKKRVKSIVVPRQIAMYLARELTDSSLPKIGAEFGGKDHTTVIHAHEKIQQLIDSSVSMQNEVSEIKNFLLN